A stretch of the Candidatus Latescibacter sp. genome encodes the following:
- a CDS encoding MoxR family ATPase, protein MTDSVKRDDSELLEHLAASQQRMKRELAKVIVGQESVIDNLIVTLLCRGHCLLVGVPGLAKTLMISSLARALDLSFSRIQFTPDLMPSDIVGTEVIEEDPQSGRRNFRFVRGPVFANIVLADEINRTPPKTQSALLEAMQEHAVTVQGQTMRLVEPFFVLATQNPIEQEGTYPLPEAQLDRFMFNLWIDYPSREEEVEIVRRTTGAEEVLPSKILDAEGIITLQNLVRRVPAADDVVTYAVDLVRRSRPEEKDAPAFIREWVKWGAGPRASQYLILGAKARAALEGRFAPSKDDVRAVAMLVLRHRLVTTFAAEAEGVSAPDIVERLIKESK, encoded by the coding sequence ATGACGGACAGCGTGAAACGCGATGACAGCGAGCTTCTGGAGCACCTTGCCGCTTCGCAGCAGAGGATGAAAAGGGAGCTGGCGAAAGTGATTGTCGGCCAGGAATCTGTTATTGACAATCTGATCGTTACTCTTCTCTGCCGGGGGCACTGCCTGCTTGTGGGAGTCCCGGGGCTGGCGAAAACGCTCATGATCTCGTCGCTGGCGCGGGCGCTCGATCTCTCTTTTTCCCGCATCCAGTTCACCCCCGATCTCATGCCATCGGACATCGTGGGAACCGAGGTTATCGAGGAGGACCCCCAGAGCGGCAGGAGGAACTTCCGGTTCGTCCGCGGCCCTGTATTCGCCAATATCGTGCTTGCCGATGAAATCAACCGTACGCCGCCTAAAACCCAGTCCGCCCTCCTGGAGGCCATGCAGGAGCATGCAGTCACCGTGCAGGGCCAGACCATGCGTCTGGTAGAGCCTTTCTTTGTCCTTGCCACCCAGAATCCCATCGAGCAGGAGGGAACCTACCCGCTCCCGGAAGCGCAGCTCGACCGGTTCATGTTCAACCTCTGGATCGATTACCCCTCGCGTGAGGAAGAGGTCGAAATCGTCCGCCGCACTACCGGCGCAGAGGAAGTCCTCCCCTCGAAAATCCTCGATGCCGAAGGGATCATCACTCTCCAGAACCTGGTGCGGCGGGTTCCGGCTGCCGATGATGTGGTGACCTACGCGGTGGATCTCGTACGGAGGTCGCGCCCAGAGGAAAAGGATGCCCCCGCTTTCATCCGGGAATGGGTAAAATGGGGAGCGGGTCCCCGCGCGTCGCAATATCTCATCCTGGGCGCCAAAGCACGGGCGGCGCTGGAAGGACGGTTTGCTCCCTCGAAGGATGACGTGCGCGCGGTGGCCATGCTGGTGCTCCGTCACCGTCTGGTGACAACCTTTGCGGCTGAAGCGGAGGGCGTTTCCGCACCCGATATTGTGGAAAGGCTTATCAAGGAGAGTAAGTAA
- a CDS encoding asparagine synthetase B: MNNPMHTIPQWHSKYIFVTLLYILSLFLGVSAACAEKMLIPMDFKQKDHLKAYGVAYHALSRNISVEWLLNYRGGSFLLDADKEITEYTLTRGVSYETPDAAALARLDETIRNSNMSRELLEKAPKVAVYTPPNKRPWDDAVTLALTYAEIPYETLWDEEVMRGDLKKYDWLHLHHEDFTGQYGKFYGNYRGADWYIQQQIEFEAMAKKLGFRKVSDEKKAIAEEIRSYTDGGGFVFAMCSATDSFDIALAAHGTDIAGPEFDGDAMDPDCQSKLDFSHTLAFENFKLVTDPYIYEFSDIDITPPTTMASSAAEAMDYFELFEFSAKYDPVPAMLTQDHENPIGGFMGQTTEFKKSLIKKNVVIMGENKSRGTARYIHGNLGKGTWTFLGGHDPEDYRHQVGDPTTQLFLHKNSPGYRLILNNVLFPGAKKKELKT; the protein is encoded by the coding sequence ATGAATAATCCAATGCATACTATTCCACAGTGGCATTCTAAATATATTTTTGTTACGCTGCTTTACATCCTTTCTCTCTTTCTGGGTGTTTCGGCGGCATGTGCGGAGAAGATGCTCATCCCCATGGATTTCAAACAGAAAGATCACCTTAAAGCCTACGGTGTGGCTTACCATGCCCTGTCACGGAACATCAGTGTGGAATGGCTCCTCAACTACCGCGGGGGTTCGTTTCTTCTGGATGCGGACAAGGAGATAACCGAATATACTCTCACCCGCGGGGTTTCCTATGAAACGCCGGATGCCGCCGCCCTTGCCCGTCTCGATGAAACCATCCGGAATTCCAATATGTCGCGGGAATTACTGGAAAAGGCCCCGAAAGTTGCGGTTTACACTCCGCCCAACAAGCGGCCCTGGGATGACGCGGTCACCCTTGCGCTGACCTATGCGGAAATCCCCTATGAGACCCTTTGGGACGAAGAGGTCATGCGGGGCGATCTGAAAAAGTATGACTGGCTGCACCTGCACCACGAGGATTTTACCGGGCAGTACGGTAAATTCTATGGCAATTATCGCGGGGCCGACTGGTATATCCAGCAGCAGATTGAATTCGAGGCGATGGCCAAAAAGCTCGGTTTCAGGAAGGTGTCCGATGAAAAGAAGGCGATTGCGGAAGAAATCCGATCCTACACCGACGGCGGCGGATTCGTGTTTGCCATGTGCTCGGCCACCGACAGCTTCGATATAGCACTTGCGGCGCACGGAACCGATATCGCAGGCCCTGAATTCGACGGCGACGCCATGGACCCGGACTGCCAGTCCAAGCTGGATTTCTCCCATACCCTGGCTTTCGAAAATTTTAAGCTGGTGACCGATCCCTATATTTATGAATTTTCAGATATCGATATCACCCCGCCCACTACTATGGCCAGCAGCGCAGCCGAGGCAATGGATTACTTCGAACTTTTCGAATTCAGCGCCAAGTATGATCCTGTGCCGGCGATGCTGACTCAGGATCATGAGAACCCCATCGGCGGTTTCATGGGACAGACCACCGAGTTCAAGAAGAGCCTGATCAAGAAAAATGTCGTGATCATGGGCGAAAACAAAAGCCGCGGAACCGCCCGCTACATCCACGGCAACCTGGGCAAGGGGACATGGACATTCCTCGGCGGCCACGATCCCGAGGATTACCGTCACCAGGTCGGCGACCCCACGACCCAGCTCTTTCTCCACAAGAATTCTCCGGGGTACCGCCTGATTTTGAACAACGTTCTTTTCCCGGGGGCAAAGAAGAAAGAACTGAAAACGTAA
- a CDS encoding tetratricopeptide repeat protein encodes MCIILLSVFSLSAFSQAVDPDFIKAQVLESQGKNEEALAVYSRLYSANKTDIYFFKLVMLCEKIGDFKTMGESAGARLGVHPGDIFAINYLARSLYGQGKDSEGRRLILDSIGNNWKDPEKIRNAANEFMSRNDLGTALSIYLTAREKSGGEDLYSLELAQIYRVQMNYSQALREYLKTLDSQPVWYSSIDLLLNAALDDRADPQSLLAPLAQYLKAKPGSIQAARLISGLKYRLGDYEGAYRSLLDAAVPANNPVELWNIAERLSAEGHPREAILAYADFYRYFKTGPNGTASLLKCAALREKSGDREGARRDYLTLSGDFPGTVEASLASLRILKLSAPEDGAEIISRLRAFVAAPLDRSVAFEANLLLGQAFLRQGKTAEAEKSLNETRLKARSKNEVYAVTSTIALMHFFTGAYETMAQDIEACVAGFPDHENANDLLALRVLSLRCSTAKERMNITAYAHGRYALFRGLDREGVDSLTVAAGDTSSAAAPEAAHVLGDYFSERGDTSKALTWYNRAISAARDTTVHVGAMMNLAELYVTAFKDNDAARKLYMDALTAFPGSVYEAELRSRLRSLTEKKVIK; translated from the coding sequence GTGTGTATTATCCTTTTATCCGTATTTTCACTTTCAGCCTTTTCACAGGCGGTCGATCCGGATTTTATCAAAGCCCAGGTCCTTGAGTCGCAGGGCAAAAATGAAGAAGCCCTCGCCGTTTATTCCCGCCTGTACAGTGCGAATAAAACCGACATATATTTCTTCAAGCTGGTCATGCTCTGCGAGAAAATCGGAGATTTCAAAACCATGGGGGAGTCCGCCGGGGCTCGACTTGGCGTACATCCCGGTGATATTTTTGCAATCAATTATCTCGCCCGCTCCTTATACGGCCAGGGGAAGGATTCGGAAGGCCGCCGCCTGATTCTGGACAGCATCGGGAACAACTGGAAAGACCCCGAAAAGATCAGGAACGCCGCCAATGAATTCATGTCTCGCAATGACCTCGGTACCGCGCTTTCGATCTATCTTACCGCCCGTGAAAAATCCGGCGGCGAGGATCTCTATTCCCTCGAGCTGGCGCAGATTTACCGTGTGCAGATGAATTACTCCCAGGCGCTCCGGGAATACCTGAAAACTCTCGACAGCCAGCCGGTCTGGTACAGCAGCATAGATCTGTTGCTGAACGCTGCGCTTGATGACCGGGCCGATCCGCAATCCCTTCTCGCCCCTCTGGCCCAATATCTGAAAGCCAAACCGGGAAGCATCCAGGCTGCCCGGCTCATTTCGGGTTTGAAATACCGGCTGGGGGATTATGAAGGCGCCTACCGTTCTCTCCTCGATGCAGCAGTTCCGGCCAACAATCCGGTTGAACTCTGGAACATCGCTGAGCGCCTGAGCGCGGAAGGTCATCCCCGGGAAGCCATTCTCGCCTATGCCGACTTTTACCGGTATTTCAAGACCGGTCCGAATGGAACCGCCTCTCTTTTGAAATGCGCCGCACTCCGTGAAAAAAGCGGCGACCGTGAGGGAGCAAGACGAGATTACCTTACCCTGTCCGGCGATTTCCCGGGGACTGTGGAAGCGTCGCTCGCTTCTCTCCGTATCCTTAAGCTCTCAGCGCCGGAAGATGGCGCCGAGATCATTTCCAGGCTCCGGGCGTTTGTTGCCGCGCCCCTTGACCGGTCGGTGGCGTTCGAGGCGAATCTCCTTCTGGGACAGGCCTTCCTTCGCCAGGGAAAAACCGCAGAGGCGGAGAAATCCCTGAATGAAACCAGGTTGAAAGCGCGGTCTAAAAATGAGGTGTATGCTGTAACTTCAACCATTGCGCTCATGCACTTCTTTACCGGCGCTTATGAAACGATGGCCCAGGATATTGAAGCTTGTGTGGCGGGCTTTCCGGACCACGAAAATGCAAACGACCTTCTGGCGCTCCGGGTGCTGAGCCTCCGCTGCTCCACCGCAAAAGAGAGAATGAATATAACCGCCTATGCGCATGGGAGATATGCTCTCTTTCGCGGGTTGGATCGGGAGGGCGTCGACAGCCTGACTGTGGCAGCAGGCGACACCTCCTCCGCAGCGGCGCCCGAGGCGGCTCACGTCCTGGGAGACTACTTTAGCGAGAGGGGAGACACCAGTAAGGCTCTCACCTGGTACAATCGGGCGATTTCCGCCGCGCGTGACACCACGGTGCATGTCGGAGCGATGATGAACCTCGCCGAGCTGTATGTTACCGCGTTCAAAGATAATGATGCGGCGAGAAAGCTGTATATGGATGCCCTTACCGCCTTTCCCGGCTCCGTGTATGAGGCGGAATTGAGAAGCAGGCTAAGGAGTTTAACGGAAAAGAAAGTAATAAAGTAA